A DNA window from Jaculus jaculus isolate mJacJac1 chromosome 1, mJacJac1.mat.Y.cur, whole genome shotgun sequence contains the following coding sequences:
- the Syce1 gene encoding synaptonemal complex central element protein 1, which yields MAARAQPLGVESAGSLDQAPGPKGTGGQHVSTQKIEDLMEMVKKLQKVGSLEPQIEVLINRINEVQQAKKKASEELGEAQTVWDALQKELNSLHEEKARLKDILSKKQETLRIIQLHCQEKESEAQRKHNLLQDCKERISDLNSQIEDKKDKLRQLRLDFEEQLEALMSEHKDLWEFHRPEQLAREICSLDSSKEQLLKEEKLIEVKLEDVKHRLCALCGPEGPSTLSEGLFLRSQEAAAAMLMFNEENEKAEELLEAAAHHHQQLQQRCRELQQQRQRLKEELERHRLQVPAQAQNMQEEGDRLWKVASPKAVEVSEEKEQEPSTKQSLILS from the exons ATGGCGGCCAGGGCGCAGCCCTTGGGTGTGGAGTCCGCGGGATCCTTAGACCAGGCCCCAGGGCCCAAGGGGACTGGAG GGCAGCATGTGTCCACACAGAAAATTGAAGACTTGATGGAAATGGTGAAAAAGTTGCAAAAAG TGGGAAGCCTAGAGCCTCAGATTGAGGTCCTGATTAACCGGATAAATGAAGTTCAGCAAG caaaaaagaaagccagTGAGGAGCTTGGAGAGGCTCAGACGGTCTGGGATGCGCTGCAGAAGGAACTGAACTCAT TGCATGAAGAGAAAGCACGCCTGAAGGACATACTGAGCAAAAAGCAAG AAACTCTAAGGATCATCCAGCTGCACTGTCAGGAGAAGGAAAGTGAGGCACAAAG GAAGCACAACTTGTTGCAGGATTGCAAGGAGAGGATTTCTGACCTTAACTCCCAGATTGAAGACAAGAAGGATAAACTGAGACAGCTCAG GTTGGATTTCGAGGaacagctagaggctctgatgagCGAGCACAAAGACCTCTGGGAATTTCAT AGACCGGAACAGCTGGCAAGAGAGATCTGTTCCCTGGATAGCAGCAAGGAGCAGCTTCTCAAGGAAG AGAAGCTTATTGAAGTGAAGTTGGAGGATGTGAAGCATCGGCTCTGTGCACTGTGTGGACCTGAAGGACCCTCCACTCTCAGTGAAGGACTCTTTCTCCGCAGccaggaggcagcagcagcaat gctgaTGTTCAATGAGGAGAATGAGAAGGCTGAGGAGCTCTTGGAGGCTGCAGCTCACCACCACCAGCAACTGCAGCAGAGGTGCCGTGAGCTGCAGCAGCAGCGGCAAAG GCTGAAAGAGGAGCTGGAAAGGCACAGGCTACAGGTCCCTGCTCAAGCACAGAACATGCAAGAGGAAGGGGACAGATTATGGAAAGTG GCTAGTCCCAAGGCTGTAGAAGTTAGCGAGGAGAAAGAACAGGAGCCATCCACCAAGCAGAGCCTGATACTCTCCTAG
- the LOC101601962 gene encoding cytochrome P450 2E1: MAVLGITIALLVWVATLLLISIWKQIHSSWNLPPGPFPLPILGNVFQLDLKDVPKSFTRLADRYGPVFTLHLGSRRIVVVHGYKAVREVLLNYKNEFSGRGDIPVFQEYKNKGIIFNNGPTWKDVRRFSLSILRDYGMGKQGNEKRIQREACFLVEELKKTQGQPFDPTFLIGCAPCNVIADILFHRRFDYNDKKGQRLMSLFNENFYLLSTPWIQLYNNYAGYLRYLPGSHRKVMKNVSEIKAYALERAKEHLQSLDPSCPRDVTDCLLTEMEKEKHSQESVYSMENIAVTLADLFFAGTETTSTTLRYGLLILMKYPEIEEKLHEEIDRVIGPSRSPSVKDRLEMPYMDAVVHEIQRFINLVPSNLPHEATRDTMFRGYVIPKGTIVIPTLDSLLYDNQEFPDPDKFKPEHFLNENGKFKYSDYFKPFSAGKRVCVGEGLARMELFLLLSAILQHFNLKSLVEPKDIDLSPVTIGFGSIPPQYKLCVIPRS, encoded by the exons ATGGCTGTTCTTGGTATCACGATTGCCCTGCTAGTGTGGGTGGCCACCCTCCTTCTCATATCCATCTGGAAGCAGATCCACAGCAGTTGGAACCTGCCTCCAGGGCCCTTCCCACTTCCCATCCTTGGGAATGTTTTCCAACTGGATTTGAAGGATGTTCCCAAGTCTTTCACCAGG CTGGCAGACCGCTATGGGCCAGTATTCACACTACACCTGGGTTCTCGACGCATTGTGGTTGTACATGGCTACAAGGCTGTCAGGGAGGTACTGCTGAACTACAAGAATGAGTTCTCTGGCCGAGGAGATATTCCTGTGTTCCAAGAGTACAAGAACAAAG GAATTATTTTCAATAATGGACCAACCTGGAAGGATGTCCGAAGGTTTTCCCTGAGCATCCTCCGTGACTATGGGATGGGGAAACAGGGCAATGAAAAGCGGATCCAGAGGGAGGCATGCTTCTTGGTGGAAGAGCTAAAGAAGACTCAGG GTCAACCCTTCGACCCTACATTTCTCATTGGCTGTGCACCCTGCAATGTCATAGCAGACATCCTCTTCCACAGGCGCTTTGACTACAATGACAAGAAGGGGCAGAGGCTCATGAGTTTGTTCAATGAAAACTTCTACCTGCTAAGTACTCCCTGGATCCAG CTTTACAATAATTATGCAGGTTACTTACGCTACCTGCCTGGAAGCCAtagaaaagtaatgaaaaatgTGTCTGAAATAAAAGCTTATGCACTTGAAAGAGCCAAGGAGCACCTACAATCGCTGGACCCTAGCTGCCCACGGGATGTAACCGACTGCTTGCTCACAGAAATGGAGAAG GAAAAACACAGCCAAGAATCTGTGTACTCCATGGAGAATATTGCAGTGACTCTGGCCGACCTGTTCTTTGCAGGAACAGAAACCACTAGTACCACTCTGAGATATGGGCTCCTGATTCTCATGAAATATCCAGAGATTGAAG AGAAACTTCATGAAGAAATTGACAGGGTTATTGGGCCAAGCCGAAGCCCTTCTGTCAAAGACAGGCTAGAGATGCCTTACATGGATGCTGTGGTGCATGAGATTCAAAGATTCATCAATCTTGTGCCCTCCAACCTCCCCCACGAAGCAACTCGAGACACCATGTTCCGAGGCTATGTCATTCCCAAG GGTACAATTGTAATTCCAACTCTGGATTCCCTTTTGTATGACAACCAAGAATTTCCAGATCCAGACAAATTTAAACCTGAGCACTTTTTGAATGAAAATGGGAAATTCAAGTACAGTGACTATTTCAAGCCATTTTCTGCAG GAAAACGAGTATGTGTTGGAGAAGGCCTGGCCCGCATGGAATTGTTTCTGCTCTTATCTGCTATTCTGCAACATTTTAATCTTAAATCCCTGGTTGAACCAAAGGATATCGACCTCAGCCCTGTCACTATTGGATTTGGCAGCATCCCACCACAATACAAACTCTGCGTCATTCCCCGCTCATGA